The following are encoded in a window of Thiovulum sp. ES genomic DNA:
- a CDS encoding YmdA/YtgF family protein (PFAM: KH domain; HD domain; Domain of unknown function (DUF3552)~TIGRFAM: conserved hypothetical protein YmdA/YtgF; uncharacterized domain HDIG), with product MQILETLSLEEFIFIEITAIIFVSYIGFLFGKNVGKGNSGLFIKQAKAKAKSIEKEAEYLLKEARVKAKEYELEHKHDFDRKILELENEAKERVKNLKIDSRNLEKEKNALQKSREDYEEKSKELYRVIEKTAKMTRSEAREVILNQIKEEEEVLIAKTIRRYEERAKEEAEKKAGYIIAQATTRFAGEYSAERLVNTVKLNSDDIKGRIIGKEGRNIKRLEAILGVDIIVDGTPRTITLSSFNLYRRSIAVKTIEKLIEDGRIQPARIEEIYEKVVKESDKDILKEGEEILQQLGISAMHPELIKLVGRLRYRASYGQNALSHSLEVAYLSGMMTAEIGGDEVLAKRAGLLHDIGKALTHENGGNHVDLGVEVCKKYGENEVVINAIYAHHEYEEAKTIEVATVCTADKLSAGRPGARREVLETSLKRIKKIEDIALAENGVSTAYAVNSGRELRVIVNSLDVSDKDAYTMSKNIAKEIEKKLEKFPGDIVVNVIRESRMKSVAKSL from the coding sequence ATGCAAATATTAGAAACACTCTCACTTGAAGAGTTTATATTTATTGAAATAACGGCAATCATTTTTGTTAGTTATATTGGTTTTCTTTTTGGGAAAAATGTCGGAAAAGGGAATAGCGGACTTTTTATAAAACAGGCTAAAGCAAAAGCTAAAAGCATTGAAAAAGAAGCTGAATATCTTTTAAAAGAGGCTCGAGTTAAAGCAAAAGAGTATGAACTTGAACACAAACATGATTTTGATAGGAAAATTCTTGAGCTTGAAAACGAGGCAAAAGAGAGAGTTAAAAACCTAAAAATTGATAGTCGGAATTTGGAAAAAGAGAAAAATGCTCTTCAAAAAAGTCGTGAAGATTATGAAGAAAAATCGAAAGAACTCTATCGTGTGATTGAAAAGACTGCAAAAATGACTCGGTCTGAAGCTCGAGAAGTTATTCTAAATCAGATAAAAGAGGAAGAAGAAGTTTTAATTGCGAAAACAATAAGGCGGTATGAAGAGAGAGCAAAAGAGGAAGCTGAGAAAAAAGCGGGATACATTATTGCTCAAGCAACAACTCGTTTTGCGGGTGAATACTCTGCGGAAAGACTTGTAAATACTGTCAAATTGAATAGCGATGATATCAAAGGTCGAATTATTGGAAAAGAGGGGCGAAATATTAAACGACTTGAAGCAATTCTTGGTGTTGATATTATTGTTGATGGAACTCCGAGAACAATCACACTTTCTAGTTTCAATTTGTATCGTCGTTCGATTGCGGTTAAGACTATTGAGAAGTTGATTGAAGATGGTCGAATTCAACCTGCACGAATCGAGGAAATCTACGAAAAAGTTGTTAAAGAATCTGATAAAGATATTTTGAAAGAGGGAGAGGAAATCCTTCAGCAACTTGGAATTAGTGCAATGCATCCTGAACTGATAAAACTTGTTGGACGACTTCGGTATAGAGCAAGTTATGGTCAAAATGCACTCTCTCACTCTCTTGAAGTTGCTTATCTTTCTGGAATGATGACTGCGGAAATTGGTGGCGATGAGGTTCTTGCAAAACGGGCTGGTCTTCTTCACGATATTGGAAAAGCTCTCACTCATGAAAACGGCGGGAATCATGTTGATTTAGGTGTCGAAGTTTGTAAAAAATATGGTGAAAATGAAGTTGTTATAAATGCAATTTATGCTCATCATGAATACGAAGAAGCAAAAACAATTGAAGTTGCAACAGTTTGTACGGCTGATAAACTTTCTGCTGGACGACCTGGTGCTAGACGAGAAGTTTTAGAAACATCACTAAAGCGGATCAAGAAAATTGAAGATATTGCACTCGCAGAAAATGGTGTTTCCACAGCTTATGCAGTAAATTCTGGTCGAGAGTTGCGGGTGATTGTAAATTCACTTGATGTTTCCGACAAAGATGCCTACACCATGTCAAAAAATATTGCAAAAGAGATTGAGAAAAAACTTGAAAAATTCCCTGGGGATATTGTTGTAAATGTAATTCGAGAGAGTCGAATGAAATCTGTGGCAAAAAGCCTGTAA
- a CDS encoding cyclic nucleotide-binding protein (PFAM: Cyclic nucleotide-binding domain) — translation MEEKLTKAQKILVDFHQKFELFKGMNTKELLAVVEKVRFIKLEKDEKIFQKGHTGKEFFYIIDGSVSILVDGNLRVALLNRKTFFGEMAFITKKPRNASAFVESDQATLLVINIKDTVEPTEPEAFSKLYKNISEVLVDKVEEMNRKLTIL, via the coding sequence ATGGAAGAAAAATTAACAAAAGCCCAGAAAATTCTGGTTGATTTTCATCAAAAATTTGAGCTTTTTAAAGGAATGAACACAAAAGAGCTTCTTGCTGTTGTTGAAAAAGTTCGATTTATCAAACTTGAAAAAGATGAAAAGATTTTTCAAAAAGGTCATACTGGAAAAGAGTTCTTTTACATAATTGACGGAAGTGTTTCTATTTTAGTTGATGGAAATTTACGAGTTGCCCTTTTGAATAGAAAGACTTTTTTTGGCGAAATGGCATTTATTACAAAAAAACCTCGAAATGCTTCAGCTTTTGTGGAGAGTGATCAAGCAACACTTCTTGTTATAAATATCAAAGATACAGTTGAACCAACTGAACCAGAAGCATTCTCAAAACTTTATAAAAATATAAGCGAAGTTCTTGTTGATAAAGTTGAGGAGATGAATAGAAAATTGACAATTTTATAA
- a CDS encoding isopropylmalate/homocitrate/citramalate synthase (PFAM: HMGL-like; LeuA allosteric (dimerisation) domain~TIGRFAM: 2-isopropylmalate synthase, yeast type), translating to MKNIPSGKYVAYPQVHLPKREWVDKKLENAPLWCSVDLRDGNQALINPMDLEKKLKLFNLLIEIGFKNIEVGFPSASKTEFQFLRTLVEKDLIPEDVTVQVLVQAREHLIKKTFKALQGVKSAVVHLYNSTSVAQRKIVFQKEKREIIDLALHGVDLVKEEMKNFDGKITLEYSPESFTGTELDFALEICDEVVDLWGGTPENRVIINLPATVEMATPNIYADQIEFMSKSFKKRDSIILSLHAHNDRGTAVAATELALLAGADRVEGTLLGNGERTGNVDILTLALNMTTQGIESNLDFSNVDKVVEVVEQVTEIETGVRHPYVGKLVYTAFSGSHQDAINKGFAFQRRKDDPFWEVPYLPIDPSDVGRTYEDVIRINSQSGKGGIAYILENEFGFQIPKNMHPEVGKVIQRKSDEVERVLTNSEVFEEFDREYISQDCKLEFISFKRLQKDDQVRCKLDFNFNGKKFNECGIGNGILDSTKNAIQKVVNVDFEIISFNEHSKGEGSKATAVAYTQIENNKFERLFGIGIDTDTTKASIKSIFSALNRTLGK from the coding sequence ATGAAAAATATTCCAAGTGGCAAATATGTGGCATACCCACAAGTGCATTTGCCAAAAAGAGAGTGGGTCGATAAAAAGTTGGAAAATGCACCCCTTTGGTGCAGTGTGGATTTGAGAGATGGAAACCAAGCACTTATAAACCCTATGGATTTGGAAAAAAAGCTGAAACTATTTAATCTCCTAATCGAAATAGGTTTTAAAAATATAGAAGTTGGTTTTCCATCTGCATCAAAAACAGAGTTTCAATTTTTAAGAACACTTGTGGAAAAAGACCTCATCCCCGAAGATGTTACGGTTCAAGTTCTTGTTCAGGCTCGAGAGCATTTGATAAAAAAAACTTTTAAAGCATTGCAAGGTGTTAAAAGTGCAGTTGTTCATCTTTACAACTCAACATCAGTTGCACAGCGAAAGATCGTGTTTCAAAAAGAGAAGAGAGAGATTATTGATTTAGCTTTGCATGGAGTTGATTTGGTAAAAGAGGAGATGAAAAATTTTGACGGCAAAATAACTCTCGAATATTCACCAGAAAGTTTCACAGGAACTGAATTAGATTTTGCTTTAGAAATTTGCGATGAGGTTGTTGATCTTTGGGGTGGAACTCCTGAAAACAGGGTGATTATAAATTTACCCGCAACTGTTGAGATGGCGACTCCAAATATTTATGCCGATCAAATTGAGTTTATGAGCAAAAGTTTCAAAAAACGGGACTCAATTATTCTTTCACTTCATGCACATAACGACCGCGGAACAGCAGTTGCTGCAACTGAATTGGCACTTCTCGCTGGAGCAGATAGAGTTGAGGGGACACTTCTTGGAAATGGTGAAAGAACTGGAAATGTTGATATTTTGACACTCGCCTTAAACATGACAACACAGGGAATTGAGTCAAATTTGGACTTTTCAAATGTGGATAAAGTTGTCGAAGTTGTTGAGCAAGTTACAGAAATTGAAACGGGAGTTCGGCATCCATATGTCGGAAAACTTGTTTATACAGCTTTTTCAGGTTCTCATCAAGATGCGATAAATAAGGGATTTGCATTCCAAAGACGAAAAGATGATCCATTTTGGGAAGTCCCATATTTGCCAATTGATCCAAGTGATGTCGGTCGGACTTATGAAGATGTAATTCGGATAAATTCGCAATCTGGAAAAGGTGGAATTGCCTATATTTTAGAAAATGAGTTTGGATTTCAAATCCCAAAAAATATGCATCCAGAAGTTGGAAAAGTGATTCAGCGAAAAAGCGATGAGGTCGAACGAGTCTTGACAAATAGTGAAGTTTTTGAAGAGTTCGATCGAGAATATATTTCACAAGATTGTAAATTAGAATTTATCTCTTTTAAACGATTACAAAAAGATGATCAAGTTCGTTGTAAATTAGATTTCAACTTCAACGGAAAAAAATTCAACGAATGCGGAATTGGAAACGGAATTTTAGATTCAACAAAAAATGCAATTCAAAAAGTTGTTAATGTTGATTTTGAAATCATCTCATTCAATGAACACTCAAAAGGTGAAGGCTCAAAAGCAACTGCAGTAGCTTATACACAAATTGAGAATAATAAGTTTGAGAGGCTATTTGGAATTGGTATTGACACAGACACAACAAAAGCTTCAATCAAGTCAATTTTTTCCGCACTCAATAGAACTTTAGGAAAGTAG
- a CDS encoding metalloendopeptidase-like membrane protein (PFAM: Peptidase family M23): MKQLFLISVLVSTLFSSSVEFLQWRDGETFLGFLESEKLPFKLYYDADNDDKKLTEDINSQTKYYILRDEEDGSVKQILIPVGDEIQIHIYKYKKDYFMEAVPIEYQKIEEQFITEITESSIYENVKNLSNSVSLAKFVQKTLENSVNFKRIQRGSILALLYKRNYRLGVPFGDVDLKIAMLRMGSSEKYVIKFDEKNYNFYGERLEESGLMLPLKDKYRVSSRFTKKRWHPILKKYRAHLGIDYAARRGSPIYASGKGKVIFVGKTRGYGNLVKIQHSGGYLTLYAHLKRYRSDLRRGTVVHQGEFIGEVGSTGLSSGPHLHFGLYKDGTAINPNHLISVKFSNRIGEEEMERFADIRGDYNRELQTLLRDYRSGRKDLISRYEDIETKCKTTLSNISAKDQVTVIFEPKEDIYTNNFNKYRNPAPDTEYLELSEDYMEY; encoded by the coding sequence GTGAAACAACTATTTTTAATTTCTGTTCTAGTTTCAACTCTCTTCTCTTCTTCCGTTGAATTCCTCCAATGGAGGGACGGAGAAACATTTTTAGGATTCCTAGAAAGTGAAAAACTTCCATTTAAACTCTACTATGATGCTGATAATGATGATAAAAAATTAACAGAAGATATTAATAGCCAAACAAAATATTATATTTTAAGAGATGAAGAAGATGGCAGTGTAAAGCAGATTTTAATTCCTGTTGGGGATGAAATCCAGATACACATTTATAAATATAAAAAAGATTATTTTATGGAAGCTGTTCCGATAGAGTATCAGAAAATAGAAGAGCAATTTATAACAGAAATAACAGAAAGTTCAATTTATGAAAATGTCAAAAATTTAAGTAATTCAGTTTCCCTCGCAAAATTCGTCCAAAAAACATTAGAAAATTCAGTAAATTTTAAAAGAATCCAACGGGGAAGTATTCTTGCACTTCTCTACAAAAGAAATTATAGATTAGGTGTTCCATTTGGTGATGTTGATTTAAAAATTGCAATGTTACGAATGGGAAGTAGTGAAAAATATGTTATCAAATTTGATGAAAAAAATTACAATTTTTATGGAGAGAGATTAGAAGAGAGCGGTTTAATGCTACCGCTAAAAGATAAATATAGAGTATCTTCCAGATTTACAAAAAAACGGTGGCATCCAATTCTAAAAAAATATCGAGCTCATTTAGGAATTGACTATGCGGCGAGAAGAGGAAGTCCGATTTATGCCTCTGGAAAGGGAAAAGTTATTTTTGTTGGAAAAACTCGAGGTTATGGAAATCTTGTTAAAATTCAACATAGTGGCGGATACTTAACACTCTATGCCCATTTAAAAAGATACCGTTCAGATTTAAGAAGAGGAACAGTTGTTCATCAAGGTGAATTTATTGGTGAGGTTGGTTCAACTGGACTCTCTTCAGGACCTCATCTGCATTTTGGACTTTATAAAGACGGAACAGCGATAAATCCAAATCATCTGATTTCTGTAAAATTTAGTAACAGAATAGGAGAAGAAGAGATGGAGAGATTTGCCGATATTCGAGGCGATTACAACAGGGAACTACAAACCCTACTTCGAGATTACCGAAGCGGACGAAAAGACCTTATTTCTCGATACGAAGATATTGAGACAAAATGCAAAACAACTCTTTCAAATATAAGTGCAAAAGATCAAGTAACAGTTATTTTTGAACCAAAAGAAGATATATATACTAACAATTTCAACAAATACAGAAATCCCGCACCAGATACAGAATATTTAGAACTTTCTGAAGATTATATGGAGTATTAA
- a CDS encoding isoleucine patch superfamily enzyme, carbonic anhydrase/acetyltransferase (PFAM: Bacterial transferase hexapeptide (three repeats)) — translation MIIKYKNYTPKIGENAWVAETSSVIGDVEMAEDSAVWFGCVVRGDVHSIRIGKRSNIQDLSMIHTTHHKGEERRDDDGNPTYIGDDVTVGHRVMLHGCKIEDACLIGMSATILDGAVIGKESIVGAGSLVTKGKKFPPRSLIMGSPAKVVRELTDDEVAELYASARRYVEFKNSYTD, via the coding sequence ATGATTATAAAATATAAAAATTACACTCCAAAAATTGGAGAGAATGCTTGGGTTGCCGAGACCTCATCAGTAATTGGTGATGTTGAAATGGCAGAAGATAGTGCAGTTTGGTTTGGCTGTGTTGTTCGAGGTGATGTTCATTCAATTAGAATTGGAAAGCGATCAAATATTCAAGACCTCTCAATGATTCACACAACTCACCACAAAGGCGAAGAGCGACGAGATGATGATGGAAATCCAACTTATATCGGCGATGATGTTACAGTCGGACATCGAGTTATGTTGCACGGTTGTAAAATTGAAGATGCTTGTTTAATTGGAATGAGTGCAACAATTCTTGATGGTGCTGTTATTGGAAAAGAGTCAATTGTCGGAGCTGGTTCGCTTGTAACAAAAGGAAAAAAATTTCCACCAAGATCACTGATTATGGGTTCTCCTGCAAAAGTTGTTAGAGAATTAACAGACGATGAGGTCGCTGAACTCTATGCTTCTGCTAGACGATATGTAGAATTTAAAAATAGTTATACGGATTAA
- a CDS encoding thymidylate kinase (PFAM: Thymidylate kinase~TIGRFAM: thymidylate kinase) translates to MAGKYILFEGIDGVGKSTQIKLLDDRFHNLVITREPGGTDFGLQIREILLNSTLTLSPMSETLFFLVDRAEHFNRIVSFATANGGTVVSDRGLLSGIAYSRDEAFTDRELIDLNLKAIKNRKPDLLFLFTISKEKYIERLEKRGNLDRIESFGIDFAMETQERFKKFSELVAKRVIYIDSEKSMNEIHELVSSEVEKCLNS, encoded by the coding sequence TTGGCTGGGAAATATATACTTTTTGAAGGAATTGATGGAGTTGGTAAATCAACTCAAATAAAACTTTTAGATGATAGATTTCACAATCTTGTTATTACTAGAGAACCGGGAGGTACAGATTTCGGTCTTCAAATTCGAGAAATTCTCTTAAATTCAACTTTGACTCTTTCGCCAATGTCGGAAACTCTCTTTTTTCTTGTTGATCGAGCAGAACACTTTAATAGAATTGTCTCTTTTGCAACAGCAAATGGCGGAACAGTTGTTAGCGATCGTGGTTTGCTTTCAGGAATTGCTTACTCGCGAGATGAAGCTTTTACTGACAGAGAACTTATAGATTTAAATCTTAAAGCGATTAAAAACAGAAAACCTGACTTGCTTTTTCTATTCACAATTTCAAAAGAGAAATATATTGAACGATTAGAAAAAAGAGGAAATCTTGACAGAATTGAGTCTTTTGGAATCGATTTTGCAATGGAGACACAGGAGCGATTCAAAAAATTCAGCGAACTGGTCGCAAAAAGAGTTATTTATATAGATTCAGAAAAATCGATGAATGAGATTCATGAACTTGTTTCTAGTGAAGTCGAAAAATGCTTAAACTCTTAA
- a CDS encoding RecF/RecN/SMC N-terminal domain-containing protein (PFAM: RecF/RecN/SMC N terminal domain), with protein sequence MEIKNYISTLENEKDEINREIENNASSLKLVKSLKPKIGEDKELQALKKRVSKKEKISEYISEVQPLLGSSKDFFEIFDLMGLEKEAEEVRNFFYGLEERLDEIEDELSDLADVNIESLLDRIEKLSELRSEFGSIENAISARERDDESRKRVSEIKNTRKNIEKIYKIRLNELETLSDEISEKRTQLLNNFSESLNYYLELLSLGNSKISLRKKGFSENGTDLIDINVSKTDLEKLSYGEQNRVRLAILAVKAKFGSEKSVLFLDEVDANLSGEEATKVAKVLRDLSQKHQVFAISHQAQLSSQADQHFFVWKKSGESFVRELHTLEERASEIARMVGGNLENPDIKNFAMKLLLKRE encoded by the coding sequence TTGGAGATAAAAAATTACATTTCAACCCTAGAAAATGAAAAAGATGAGATAAATAGAGAAATTGAAAATAATGCATCTAGTCTTAAACTTGTTAAAAGCTTAAAACCAAAAATCGGTGAAGATAAAGAGCTTCAAGCACTAAAAAAACGAGTTTCAAAAAAAGAGAAAATTTCTGAATACATTTCTGAAGTCCAGCCACTTTTAGGTAGTTCAAAAGATTTTTTTGAGATTTTTGATTTGATGGGTTTAGAGAAAGAGGCTGAAGAGGTTCGTAATTTTTTCTACGGTTTGGAAGAGAGACTCGATGAAATCGAAGATGAATTATCGGATTTGGCGGATGTAAATATTGAGAGTTTGCTTGATAGAATTGAGAAGTTGAGCGAATTAAGATCGGAATTTGGTTCAATTGAGAATGCTATTTCTGCGAGAGAGAGAGATGATGAATCTAGAAAAAGAGTGTCTGAAATTAAAAATACTCGAAAAAATATTGAAAAGATTTATAAAATTCGACTGAATGAATTGGAGACTCTTTCAGATGAAATTTCAGAAAAGCGAACTCAATTATTAAATAATTTTTCAGAGAGCCTAAATTACTATTTAGAGCTTTTAAGCTTGGGAAATTCAAAAATATCTTTGAGAAAAAAGGGTTTTTCTGAAAATGGAACTGACCTCATCGATATTAATGTTTCAAAAACAGATTTGGAAAAACTGAGTTACGGAGAACAGAACAGAGTCCGATTGGCAATTCTTGCAGTAAAAGCAAAGTTTGGTTCTGAAAAAAGTGTTCTTTTTCTCGATGAGGTCGATGCAAATTTGAGCGGTGAAGAGGCGACAAAAGTTGCAAAAGTTCTTCGCGATCTCTCTCAAAAACATCAAGTTTTTGCAATTTCTCACCAAGCTCAACTATCTTCACAAGCGGATCAGCATTTTTTTGTTTGGAAAAAGAGTGGGGAAAGCTTTGTTCGTGAATTACATACATTAGAAGAGAGAGCAAGTGAAATCGCTCGAATGGTTGGCGGAAACTTGGAAAATCCAGACATAAAGAATTTCGCAATGAAATTATTACTAAAGAGAGAATAA
- a CDS encoding histidine kinase,histidine kinase (PFAM: Histidine kinase-, DNA gyrase B-, and HSP90-like ATPase; His Kinase A (phosphoacceptor) domain; Stage II sporulation protein E (SpoIIE)) — MIEYSFSSKPYGVLETSGDFQVFISDIEFDIVVVGDVGGHDSQNIFEVAETCKKVVEENVGENLSKIFHLIHNVKSLKKYGLAFLIVKIYKKTPIIEYISVGNLKFILFREENKILLKGQDGIVGYQIPPKIKTKIFKIRKNDLFFIFTDGVSINEKRLKNEIDISGNVENIADAIVEKFGKHDDDSLCSVFRVISKCIDVPNIYIPTEEIARNFLPESPVKKAVFVEIDKNQATEKFEFKKREKFKTLSSPDIEIDIVETYRLKENLTLLFDNLPIERNLGKKIKYVLLEIFLNQKVIRFSMSKDILQIKAPIQLDQYNQISDIFENLFLQNKIDDIAVFKFQFYEPFDYIEFEKKGVPKAIENDVDLDTFQNIIKEQQKEKLLQQQSKLAMMGEMIGAIAHQWRQPLSIISGVLLNIEDSFFENELDEEVLQEELETAENSLTYMSRTIDDFRNFFAPSKNKKDFYLEDSIINSVAIVFAQLKIHNISISLKSGDETISDFHQKDDFNGNQNQIFGYPSEFTQVILNLVSNAKDAIIENGISNGLISISVERKGDEVSVFVRDNGGGIPKKVLDRVFEPYFTTKEEGKGTGIGLYMSKMIIEDNMGGVLSAKNIDGGTIFTITFNLFNLE, encoded by the coding sequence ATGATTGAATACTCATTTTCTTCAAAACCTTATGGAGTTTTAGAAACTTCTGGAGATTTCCAAGTATTTATCAGCGATATAGAATTTGATATTGTTGTTGTTGGAGATGTTGGCGGACACGACAGTCAAAATATTTTTGAAGTCGCTGAAACATGTAAAAAAGTTGTTGAAGAAAATGTAGGTGAAAATCTTTCTAAAATCTTCCACTTAATTCATAATGTTAAATCTCTAAAAAAGTATGGATTAGCATTTTTAATTGTAAAAATCTATAAGAAAACACCAATAATCGAATACATCAGTGTTGGTAATTTGAAATTTATTCTTTTTCGTGAAGAGAATAAAATTCTATTAAAAGGTCAAGATGGAATTGTTGGCTACCAAATTCCACCAAAAATAAAGACAAAAATATTCAAGATTAGAAAAAACGATCTCTTCTTTATTTTCACTGATGGTGTCTCTATAAATGAAAAGAGATTAAAAAATGAGATTGATATTTCGGGGAATGTGGAAAATATTGCAGATGCAATAGTTGAAAAATTTGGAAAACATGATGATGACTCTCTCTGTTCTGTTTTTAGAGTTATCAGTAAATGTATTGATGTTCCAAATATTTATATTCCAACAGAGGAGATTGCTCGGAATTTTCTTCCAGAAAGTCCTGTTAAAAAAGCTGTTTTTGTTGAAATTGATAAAAATCAAGCGACTGAAAAATTTGAGTTCAAAAAGAGAGAGAAATTTAAAACTCTCTCAAGTCCAGATATTGAAATTGATATTGTTGAAACATATCGCTTAAAAGAGAATCTAACACTGCTTTTTGATAATTTACCAATTGAGAGGAATTTGGGAAAAAAAATAAAATATGTTCTTTTAGAGATTTTCCTAAATCAAAAAGTGATTCGTTTCTCAATGAGTAAAGATATTTTACAAATAAAAGCTCCAATTCAACTTGATCAATACAATCAGATTTCTGATATTTTTGAAAATCTATTTCTACAAAACAAAATTGATGATATTGCGGTTTTTAAGTTCCAATTCTACGAACCTTTTGACTACATTGAATTTGAAAAAAAAGGAGTTCCAAAAGCGATTGAGAATGATGTTGATTTAGATACTTTTCAAAATATTATCAAAGAACAGCAAAAGGAAAAACTTTTGCAACAGCAATCAAAATTAGCAATGATGGGAGAGATGATTGGTGCGATTGCTCATCAGTGGCGACAACCCCTCTCAATTATTAGCGGAGTTCTATTAAATATTGAGGATAGTTTTTTTGAGAATGAACTCGATGAAGAGGTTTTACAAGAAGAGTTAGAGACTGCGGAAAATAGCTTGACTTATATGTCAAGAACAATTGATGATTTTCGGAACTTTTTCGCTCCATCAAAAAATAAGAAAGATTTCTATTTAGAAGACTCGATTATAAATTCTGTTGCAATTGTTTTTGCACAACTTAAAATCCATAATATCTCAATATCGCTAAAAAGCGGAGATGAGACAATTTCAGACTTTCATCAAAAAGATGATTTTAATGGCAATCAGAATCAAATTTTTGGTTATCCAAGTGAATTTACACAAGTTATCTTAAATTTGGTCTCAAATGCAAAAGATGCGATTATCGAAAACGGAATCAGCAACGGTCTAATATCAATTTCAGTTGAAAGAAAAGGCGATGAGGTCTCTGTTTTTGTTCGTGATAATGGTGGTGGAATTCCCAAAAAAGTTCTCGATCGAGTTTTTGAACCATATTTCACAACAAAAGAGGAAGGAAAGGGAACAGGAATCGGTTTATACATGAGCAAAATGATTATTGAAGATAATATGGGCGGAGTTCTTAGTGCGAAAAATATCGACGGCGGAACAATTTTCACAATCACTTTCAACCTATTCAACCTAGAATAA
- a CDS encoding glycerol-3-phosphate dehydrogenase (PFAM: NAD-dependent glycerol-3-phosphate dehydrogenase C-terminus; NAD-dependent glycerol-3-phosphate dehydrogenase N-terminus), which produces MKIGVIGAGKWGTALHFAFSRNREVKIFSRTPRDFPDFVTLNEILEMDYLVFAISTQSIAGWLKDNFKFKNQKILIASKGVDIESGRFLSQIFSDYVPEQNIAFLSGPSFSSEVLNSLPTALVINSRNYELAEEWKNLFPDFIKAYTSSDIIGAEISGAYKNILAIASGVCEGLKLGNNAKASLVSRGLVEMARFGERFGGRKDTFLGLSGSGDLFLTANSTMSRNYRVGLGLAEGKNLNEILRDIGETAEGVKTVEAIQKIREREGLYTPIADEVYKLLYSENTPLDALKNLLN; this is translated from the coding sequence ATGAAAATTGGTGTTATTGGTGCTGGGAAATGGGGGACAGCCCTCCATTTTGCATTTTCAAGAAATAGAGAAGTAAAGATTTTTTCAAGAACTCCGCGAGATTTTCCAGATTTTGTAACTTTAAATGAAATTTTAGAAATGGACTATCTGGTTTTTGCAATTTCAACTCAAAGTATTGCAGGTTGGCTAAAAGATAATTTTAAATTCAAAAATCAAAAAATACTAATTGCATCAAAAGGAGTTGATATTGAGAGCGGTCGTTTTCTTTCTCAAATTTTTTCCGACTATGTTCCTGAACAAAACATTGCTTTTCTTTCTGGTCCATCATTTTCAAGTGAGGTTTTAAACTCTCTACCAACTGCTCTTGTTATCAATTCAAGAAATTATGAACTCGCTGAAGAGTGGAAAAATCTCTTTCCTGATTTTATAAAAGCTTACACATCATCGGATATTATTGGTGCGGAGATTTCTGGAGCTTATAAAAATATTTTAGCAATTGCTTCTGGAGTTTGTGAGGGGCTGAAACTCGGAAATAATGCAAAGGCAAGTTTGGTATCTCGGGGACTTGTTGAAATGGCTCGTTTTGGTGAAAGATTTGGCGGAAGAAAAGATACTTTTCTCGGTTTAAGTGGTTCTGGAGACCTTTTTTTAACAGCAAACAGCACAATGTCAAGAAATTACAGAGTTGGACTCGGATTGGCAGAAGGCAAAAATTTAAATGAGATTTTGAGAGATATTGGAGAAACTGCGGAGGGTGTTAAAACGGTTGAAGCAATTCAGAAAATTAGAGAGAGAGAGGGCTTATACACCCCAATTGCTGATGAGGTCTATAAACTTTTATATTCAGAAAACACTCCACTTGATGCACTCAAAAATCTTTTAAATTAA